Proteins from a single region of Apis mellifera strain DH4 linkage group LG7, Amel_HAv3.1, whole genome shotgun sequence:
- the LOC408898 gene encoding uncharacterized protein LOC408898 isoform X3, giving the protein MSFVLGFYVSLVVKRWWEQYKLLPWPDNLALFISAAIPGNDERGRLMRRNIVRYAVLAYVITLQRISLRVKRRFPTLQHIVDVGLMMESEKKIFEMMNKKAAMSKYWMPLVWATNIINRARREALITSDQVVQTLLVELSDIRKRLGALIGYDTVCVPLVYTQVVTLSLYAYFFSALLGRQFIERTDGVGGGKYEEPDMYFPFFTALQFCFYVGWLKVAEVLINPFGEDDDDIELNWLIDRHIKAGYMIVDEMHEEHPELLKDQYWDEVVPKDLPYTVASEQYRREEPKGSAEHYKVKDSDALYANVMLGTQIHNHVQHRKTHQDDMYADYESVDTPLVERRKNWLQRQITRMGSVRSSSTTYSSGGGFFSRNRHNSVYSSPETGGLPQTNNPNLKMSLYDRLVGRKSIRSQRMGRQGTMTKLNTVPVSLKNRPRIPTPDVTKEVVDREQRLALSATNAANIGAGVVGVIPANGHYPTDLPVVQVVLSPIQETEGTPVTGKSGAAALAQAVLSPTLTSAGLVAPVTLTPVTVSQLTQLGLVTTTSASMIKSTNQANAPTHQATLTEVNSSEEEGSGSGSSRSGSITGQEERSTPLMMNQDRSTPLIGGESGGSQAGSNGSSPTFDSYNDRSPILMNPEKLSYVVATAQDTAKVDPRGRRSASLPGPPLVQCREDRSMSLPQSPGLQPRENRAASVSSGHEPPNAVDSLVARVLPSRGAEARPRTNSIGHDLCRASAGHRQPVAGQDASRKISSVSCTNASLSGGLATSAAAATTTVISATPPVSNSKRGEVYV; this is encoded by the exons ATGTCGTTCGTGTTGGGATTTTACGTGAGCCTGGTGGTGAAGCGATGGTGGGAACAATACAAGCTGCTACCCTGGCCCGACAACCTGGCCCTTTTTATCAGCGCGGCCATACCTGGTAAC GACGAAAGAGGCAGACTGATGAGGAGAAACATCGTGAGGTACGCGGTACTCGCGTACGTCATTACGCTGCAAAGGATTTCGTTGCGCGTTAAGAGACGATTCCCCACGCTTCAGCACATCGTAGATGTTG GCCTGATGATGGAGTCCGAGAAGAAGATCTTCGAAATGATGAACAAGAAGGCCGCGATGTCCAAGTACTGGATGCCGCTCGTCTGGGCGACGAATATCATCAACAGGGCGAGGAGGGAAGCGTTGATAACCAGCGACCAAGTAGTGCAAACCCTTCTCGTCGAGTTGAGCGACATCCGGAAGAGGCTTGGCGCGCTCATCGGTTACGACACCGTCTGCGTCCCCCTCGTTTACACTCAG gtGGTCACGCTATCGTTGTACGCGTATTTCTTCTCCGCTTTGCTCGGCAGACAATTTATCGAGCGGACTGACGGAGTCGGAGGCGGGAAATACGAGGAACCTGACATGTATTTCCCATTTTTCACGGCTTTAcag TTTTGCTTTTACGTGGGATGGTTGAAAGTCGCCGAGGTGTTGATCAATCCTTTCGGCGAGGACGATGACGATATCGAGTTAAACTGGCTGATAGATCGTCACATCAAG GCCGGATACATGATCGTGGACGAAATGCACGAGGAGCATCCGGAACTGTTGAAAGATCAATATTGGGACGAGGTGGTGCCGAAAGATCTGCCGTACACGGTGGCGAGCGAGCAGTATCGAAGGGAGGAGCCAAAGGGTTCCGCGGAGCATTACAAGGTGAAAGACAGCGATGCGCTGTACGCGAACGTGATGCTGGGCACACAGATTCACAATCACGTTCAGCATCGCAAGACCCACCAGGACGACATGTACGCCGATTAC GAGAGCGTCGACACGCCGTTGGTCGAGCGAAGGAAAAATTGGCTGCAAAGACAAATCACGAGGATGGGCTCGGTTCGCAGCTCCTCGACCACGTACAGCAGCGGAGGTGGTTTCTTCTCTAGGAATCGTCACAACAGCGTTTACAGCAGCCCCGAAACGGGAGGTTTACCGCAGACCAACAATCCAAATCTGAAGATGTCGCTGTACGATCGGCTGGTTGGGAGGAAAAGTATTCGAAGTCAGAGAATGGGTCGACAAG GTACGATGACGAAGCTGAACACGGTGCCGGTCTCGCTGAAGAACCGTCCCCGCATACCAACGCCGGACGTGACGAAGGAGGTGGTGGACCGGGAGCAGAGGCTGGCGCTGTCTGCGACGAACGCGGCCAACATCGGGGCGGGCGTGGTCGGGGTGATACCGGCCAACGGCCACTACCCGACCGATCTGCCCGTGGTCCAGGTGGTGCTCTCCCCGATACAAGAGACGGAGGGGACCCCGGTGACGGGGAAGTCGGGTGCCGCGGCGCTGGCGCAGGCCGTGCTCTCGCCGACGTTGACGAGCGCCGGCCTCGTCGCGCCCGTCACCCTCACCCCCGTCACCGTGTCCCAACTCACGCAACTGGGCCTGGTGACCACCACGTCCGCGTCCATGATCAAGTCGACGAACCAAGCCAACGCGCCGACCCACCAGGCAACCCTGACCGAGGTGAACAGCAGCGAGGAGGAGGGGTCGGGCAGCGGGAGCAGCAGGAGCGGAAGCATCACCGGCCAGGAGGAGCGTTCCACGCCGTTGATGATGAACCAGGACAGGAGCACGCCCCTGATCGGGGGGGAGAGCGGCGGGAGCCAGGCGGGCAGCAACGGCAGCTCGCCGACCTTCGACAGTTACAACGACCGGTCCCCCATCCTGATGAACCCGGAGAAACTGAGCTACGTGGTGGCGACCGCGCAGGACACGGCCAAGGTGGACCCGCGGGGGAGGCGATCGGCCTCGTTGCCTGGCCCACCGCTGGTCCAGTGCAGGGAGGACAGGAGCATGTCGCTGCCGCAGTCGCCGGGCCTCCAGCCGAGGGAGAATCGGGCCGCCTCGGTTTCCAGCGGCCACGAGCCGCCCAACGCGGTGGACAGCCTGGTGGCGCGCGTGCTCCCCTCGAGGGGGGCGGAGGCCAGGCCGAGGACGAACAGCATCGGGCACGATCTGTGCAGAGCGTCGGCCGGCCACCGGCAGCCGGTCGCAGGCCAGGACGCCTCGAGGAAGATCAGCAGCGTGTCGTGCACGAACGCGTCCCTGTCGGGCGGATTGGCGACGAGCGCGGCGGCGGCCACCACCACCGTCATTTCGGCCACGCCCCCCGTCTCGAACAGTAAAAGGGGCGAGGTGTACGTCTGA
- the LOC408898 gene encoding uncharacterized protein LOC408898 isoform X2, giving the protein MCASVKTSPPETPTTRCEVPTKSNGRGARSGGGKRRRKIETRLWGLCTPGQAGNDYIVRERSAKWLQLRLLLEDLGQMEGIRLQANLARIVGLPVRLLRHQFHVSICVERAAAGDERGRLMRRNIVRYAVLAYVITLQRISLRVKRRFPTLQHIVDVGLMMESEKKIFEMMNKKAAMSKYWMPLVWATNIINRARREALITSDQVVQTLLVELSDIRKRLGALIGYDTVCVPLVYTQVVTLSLYAYFFSALLGRQFIERTDGVGGGKYEEPDMYFPFFTALQFCFYVGWLKVAEVLINPFGEDDDDIELNWLIDRHIKAGYMIVDEMHEEHPELLKDQYWDEVVPKDLPYTVASEQYRREEPKGSAEHYKVKDSDALYANVMLGTQIHNHVQHRKTHQDDMYADYESVDTPLVERRKNWLQRQITRMGSVRSSSTTYSSGGGFFSRNRHNSVYSSPETGGLPQTNNPNLKMSLYDRLVGRKSIRSQRMGRQGTMTKLNTVPVSLKNRPRIPTPDVTKEVVDREQRLALSATNAANIGAGVVGVIPANGHYPTDLPVVQVVLSPIQETEGTPVTGKSGAAALAQAVLSPTLTSAGLVAPVTLTPVTVSQLTQLGLVTTTSASMIKSTNQANAPTHQATLTEVNSSEEEGSGSGSSRSGSITGQEERSTPLMMNQDRSTPLIGGESGGSQAGSNGSSPTFDSYNDRSPILMNPEKLSYVVATAQDTAKVDPRGRRSASLPGPPLVQCREDRSMSLPQSPGLQPRENRAASVSSGHEPPNAVDSLVARVLPSRGAEARPRTNSIGHDLCRASAGHRQPVAGQDASRKISSVSCTNASLSGGLATSAAAATTTVISATPPVSNSKRGEVYV; this is encoded by the exons aTGGAGGGGATCCGTTTACAAGCTAATCTGGCGAGAATTGTTGGCCTACCTGTTCGTCTACTACGTCATCAATTTCACGTATCGATATGCGTTGAACGAGCAGCAGCGGGT GACGAAAGAGGCAGACTGATGAGGAGAAACATCGTGAGGTACGCGGTACTCGCGTACGTCATTACGCTGCAAAGGATTTCGTTGCGCGTTAAGAGACGATTCCCCACGCTTCAGCACATCGTAGATGTTG GCCTGATGATGGAGTCCGAGAAGAAGATCTTCGAAATGATGAACAAGAAGGCCGCGATGTCCAAGTACTGGATGCCGCTCGTCTGGGCGACGAATATCATCAACAGGGCGAGGAGGGAAGCGTTGATAACCAGCGACCAAGTAGTGCAAACCCTTCTCGTCGAGTTGAGCGACATCCGGAAGAGGCTTGGCGCGCTCATCGGTTACGACACCGTCTGCGTCCCCCTCGTTTACACTCAG gtGGTCACGCTATCGTTGTACGCGTATTTCTTCTCCGCTTTGCTCGGCAGACAATTTATCGAGCGGACTGACGGAGTCGGAGGCGGGAAATACGAGGAACCTGACATGTATTTCCCATTTTTCACGGCTTTAcag TTTTGCTTTTACGTGGGATGGTTGAAAGTCGCCGAGGTGTTGATCAATCCTTTCGGCGAGGACGATGACGATATCGAGTTAAACTGGCTGATAGATCGTCACATCAAG GCCGGATACATGATCGTGGACGAAATGCACGAGGAGCATCCGGAACTGTTGAAAGATCAATATTGGGACGAGGTGGTGCCGAAAGATCTGCCGTACACGGTGGCGAGCGAGCAGTATCGAAGGGAGGAGCCAAAGGGTTCCGCGGAGCATTACAAGGTGAAAGACAGCGATGCGCTGTACGCGAACGTGATGCTGGGCACACAGATTCACAATCACGTTCAGCATCGCAAGACCCACCAGGACGACATGTACGCCGATTAC GAGAGCGTCGACACGCCGTTGGTCGAGCGAAGGAAAAATTGGCTGCAAAGACAAATCACGAGGATGGGCTCGGTTCGCAGCTCCTCGACCACGTACAGCAGCGGAGGTGGTTTCTTCTCTAGGAATCGTCACAACAGCGTTTACAGCAGCCCCGAAACGGGAGGTTTACCGCAGACCAACAATCCAAATCTGAAGATGTCGCTGTACGATCGGCTGGTTGGGAGGAAAAGTATTCGAAGTCAGAGAATGGGTCGACAAG GTACGATGACGAAGCTGAACACGGTGCCGGTCTCGCTGAAGAACCGTCCCCGCATACCAACGCCGGACGTGACGAAGGAGGTGGTGGACCGGGAGCAGAGGCTGGCGCTGTCTGCGACGAACGCGGCCAACATCGGGGCGGGCGTGGTCGGGGTGATACCGGCCAACGGCCACTACCCGACCGATCTGCCCGTGGTCCAGGTGGTGCTCTCCCCGATACAAGAGACGGAGGGGACCCCGGTGACGGGGAAGTCGGGTGCCGCGGCGCTGGCGCAGGCCGTGCTCTCGCCGACGTTGACGAGCGCCGGCCTCGTCGCGCCCGTCACCCTCACCCCCGTCACCGTGTCCCAACTCACGCAACTGGGCCTGGTGACCACCACGTCCGCGTCCATGATCAAGTCGACGAACCAAGCCAACGCGCCGACCCACCAGGCAACCCTGACCGAGGTGAACAGCAGCGAGGAGGAGGGGTCGGGCAGCGGGAGCAGCAGGAGCGGAAGCATCACCGGCCAGGAGGAGCGTTCCACGCCGTTGATGATGAACCAGGACAGGAGCACGCCCCTGATCGGGGGGGAGAGCGGCGGGAGCCAGGCGGGCAGCAACGGCAGCTCGCCGACCTTCGACAGTTACAACGACCGGTCCCCCATCCTGATGAACCCGGAGAAACTGAGCTACGTGGTGGCGACCGCGCAGGACACGGCCAAGGTGGACCCGCGGGGGAGGCGATCGGCCTCGTTGCCTGGCCCACCGCTGGTCCAGTGCAGGGAGGACAGGAGCATGTCGCTGCCGCAGTCGCCGGGCCTCCAGCCGAGGGAGAATCGGGCCGCCTCGGTTTCCAGCGGCCACGAGCCGCCCAACGCGGTGGACAGCCTGGTGGCGCGCGTGCTCCCCTCGAGGGGGGCGGAGGCCAGGCCGAGGACGAACAGCATCGGGCACGATCTGTGCAGAGCGTCGGCCGGCCACCGGCAGCCGGTCGCAGGCCAGGACGCCTCGAGGAAGATCAGCAGCGTGTCGTGCACGAACGCGTCCCTGTCGGGCGGATTGGCGACGAGCGCGGCGGCGGCCACCACCACCGTCATTTCGGCCACGCCCCCCGTCTCGAACAGTAAAAGGGGCGAGGTGTACGTCTGA
- the LOC408898 gene encoding uncharacterized protein LOC408898 isoform X1, giving the protein MTISYASEVPNGSSFGCFWRILVKWRGSVYKLIWRELLAYLFVYYVINFTYRYALNEQQRVIFEKIRYYFGNSSESIPMSFVLGFYVSLVVKRWWEQYKLLPWPDNLALFISAAIPGNDERGRLMRRNIVRYAVLAYVITLQRISLRVKRRFPTLQHIVDVGLMMESEKKIFEMMNKKAAMSKYWMPLVWATNIINRARREALITSDQVVQTLLVELSDIRKRLGALIGYDTVCVPLVYTQVVTLSLYAYFFSALLGRQFIERTDGVGGGKYEEPDMYFPFFTALQFCFYVGWLKVAEVLINPFGEDDDDIELNWLIDRHIKAGYMIVDEMHEEHPELLKDQYWDEVVPKDLPYTVASEQYRREEPKGSAEHYKVKDSDALYANVMLGTQIHNHVQHRKTHQDDMYADYESVDTPLVERRKNWLQRQITRMGSVRSSSTTYSSGGGFFSRNRHNSVYSSPETGGLPQTNNPNLKMSLYDRLVGRKSIRSQRMGRQGTMTKLNTVPVSLKNRPRIPTPDVTKEVVDREQRLALSATNAANIGAGVVGVIPANGHYPTDLPVVQVVLSPIQETEGTPVTGKSGAAALAQAVLSPTLTSAGLVAPVTLTPVTVSQLTQLGLVTTTSASMIKSTNQANAPTHQATLTEVNSSEEEGSGSGSSRSGSITGQEERSTPLMMNQDRSTPLIGGESGGSQAGSNGSSPTFDSYNDRSPILMNPEKLSYVVATAQDTAKVDPRGRRSASLPGPPLVQCREDRSMSLPQSPGLQPRENRAASVSSGHEPPNAVDSLVARVLPSRGAEARPRTNSIGHDLCRASAGHRQPVAGQDASRKISSVSCTNASLSGGLATSAAAATTTVISATPPVSNSKRGEVYV; this is encoded by the exons aTGGAGGGGATCCGTTTACAAGCTAATCTGGCGAGAATTGTTGGCCTACCTGTTCGTCTACTACGTCATCAATTTCACGTATCGATATGCGTTGAACGAGCAGCAGCGGGT AATCTTCGAAAAGATCCGATACTACTTCGGCAATTCTAGCGAATCGATACCGATGTCGTTCGTGTTGGGATTTTACGTGAGCCTGGTGGTGAAGCGATGGTGGGAACAATACAAGCTGCTACCCTGGCCCGACAACCTGGCCCTTTTTATCAGCGCGGCCATACCTGGTAAC GACGAAAGAGGCAGACTGATGAGGAGAAACATCGTGAGGTACGCGGTACTCGCGTACGTCATTACGCTGCAAAGGATTTCGTTGCGCGTTAAGAGACGATTCCCCACGCTTCAGCACATCGTAGATGTTG GCCTGATGATGGAGTCCGAGAAGAAGATCTTCGAAATGATGAACAAGAAGGCCGCGATGTCCAAGTACTGGATGCCGCTCGTCTGGGCGACGAATATCATCAACAGGGCGAGGAGGGAAGCGTTGATAACCAGCGACCAAGTAGTGCAAACCCTTCTCGTCGAGTTGAGCGACATCCGGAAGAGGCTTGGCGCGCTCATCGGTTACGACACCGTCTGCGTCCCCCTCGTTTACACTCAG gtGGTCACGCTATCGTTGTACGCGTATTTCTTCTCCGCTTTGCTCGGCAGACAATTTATCGAGCGGACTGACGGAGTCGGAGGCGGGAAATACGAGGAACCTGACATGTATTTCCCATTTTTCACGGCTTTAcag TTTTGCTTTTACGTGGGATGGTTGAAAGTCGCCGAGGTGTTGATCAATCCTTTCGGCGAGGACGATGACGATATCGAGTTAAACTGGCTGATAGATCGTCACATCAAG GCCGGATACATGATCGTGGACGAAATGCACGAGGAGCATCCGGAACTGTTGAAAGATCAATATTGGGACGAGGTGGTGCCGAAAGATCTGCCGTACACGGTGGCGAGCGAGCAGTATCGAAGGGAGGAGCCAAAGGGTTCCGCGGAGCATTACAAGGTGAAAGACAGCGATGCGCTGTACGCGAACGTGATGCTGGGCACACAGATTCACAATCACGTTCAGCATCGCAAGACCCACCAGGACGACATGTACGCCGATTAC GAGAGCGTCGACACGCCGTTGGTCGAGCGAAGGAAAAATTGGCTGCAAAGACAAATCACGAGGATGGGCTCGGTTCGCAGCTCCTCGACCACGTACAGCAGCGGAGGTGGTTTCTTCTCTAGGAATCGTCACAACAGCGTTTACAGCAGCCCCGAAACGGGAGGTTTACCGCAGACCAACAATCCAAATCTGAAGATGTCGCTGTACGATCGGCTGGTTGGGAGGAAAAGTATTCGAAGTCAGAGAATGGGTCGACAAG GTACGATGACGAAGCTGAACACGGTGCCGGTCTCGCTGAAGAACCGTCCCCGCATACCAACGCCGGACGTGACGAAGGAGGTGGTGGACCGGGAGCAGAGGCTGGCGCTGTCTGCGACGAACGCGGCCAACATCGGGGCGGGCGTGGTCGGGGTGATACCGGCCAACGGCCACTACCCGACCGATCTGCCCGTGGTCCAGGTGGTGCTCTCCCCGATACAAGAGACGGAGGGGACCCCGGTGACGGGGAAGTCGGGTGCCGCGGCGCTGGCGCAGGCCGTGCTCTCGCCGACGTTGACGAGCGCCGGCCTCGTCGCGCCCGTCACCCTCACCCCCGTCACCGTGTCCCAACTCACGCAACTGGGCCTGGTGACCACCACGTCCGCGTCCATGATCAAGTCGACGAACCAAGCCAACGCGCCGACCCACCAGGCAACCCTGACCGAGGTGAACAGCAGCGAGGAGGAGGGGTCGGGCAGCGGGAGCAGCAGGAGCGGAAGCATCACCGGCCAGGAGGAGCGTTCCACGCCGTTGATGATGAACCAGGACAGGAGCACGCCCCTGATCGGGGGGGAGAGCGGCGGGAGCCAGGCGGGCAGCAACGGCAGCTCGCCGACCTTCGACAGTTACAACGACCGGTCCCCCATCCTGATGAACCCGGAGAAACTGAGCTACGTGGTGGCGACCGCGCAGGACACGGCCAAGGTGGACCCGCGGGGGAGGCGATCGGCCTCGTTGCCTGGCCCACCGCTGGTCCAGTGCAGGGAGGACAGGAGCATGTCGCTGCCGCAGTCGCCGGGCCTCCAGCCGAGGGAGAATCGGGCCGCCTCGGTTTCCAGCGGCCACGAGCCGCCCAACGCGGTGGACAGCCTGGTGGCGCGCGTGCTCCCCTCGAGGGGGGCGGAGGCCAGGCCGAGGACGAACAGCATCGGGCACGATCTGTGCAGAGCGTCGGCCGGCCACCGGCAGCCGGTCGCAGGCCAGGACGCCTCGAGGAAGATCAGCAGCGTGTCGTGCACGAACGCGTCCCTGTCGGGCGGATTGGCGACGAGCGCGGCGGCGGCCACCACCACCGTCATTTCGGCCACGCCCCCCGTCTCGAACAGTAAAAGGGGCGAGGTGTACGTCTGA